From a region of the Arachis ipaensis cultivar K30076 chromosome B09, Araip1.1, whole genome shotgun sequence genome:
- the LOC110266472 gene encoding protein FAM133-like — MFKRIFILYIQMAFLLSTTINKIFPVHLAPIFKMDTITEGNWRAHVLNLIIKGITDYNLKKKKAIDGCLFALMIVYFHLSKNKDKKREERPPEPWIANWTREQLVERMRAEMEEHMGIVKMAETKEKMKEIKKKEKKQKNQKNKKKRKASSLSSSETETTESEVDSTSEFETEEDSEDSTRKQPTRKAKKMESKKRKKIQEDSDSESESNDE, encoded by the exons atgttcaagaggattttcatcctctatatacagatggcgttTCTGTTATCAAccacaataaacaaaatctttcctGTGCACCTGGCACCAATTTTCAAGATGGACACGATAACAGAGGGGAACTGGAGAGCACATGTTCTGAATCTTATCATCAAGGGAATAACAGATTacaatctgaaaaagaaaaaggcaattgaCGGCTGCCTGTTTGCCCTGATGATAGTTTACTTCCATCTatcaaaaaataaagacaagaaaagagaagaaagaccTCCAGAaccctggattgccaactggactaGAGAGCAGTTGGTTGAAAGAATGAGAGCAGAAATGGAGGAACATATG GGAATTGTAAAGATGGccgaaacaaaggagaaaatgaaagaaataaagaaaaaagaaaaaaaacaaaaaaaccaaaaaaacaaaaaaaaaaggaaggcaagtTCATTATCATCATCTGAGACTGAAACAACTGAAAGTGAAGTCGATTCTACCTCTGAGTTTGAGActgaagaagactcagaggattcaaCAAGGAAACAACCCACCCGAAAAGCCAAAAA AATGGagtccaaaaaaagaaagaagattcaGGAGGATTCAgattcagaatctgaatcaaatgatgagtaa